In the Lujinxingia litoralis genome, one interval contains:
- a CDS encoding Tll0287-like domain-containing protein: protein MMPLLRRLNSPLAGLLLCSTFLLSTACDRAATSSPPASAEASRPAESTAITPREKDSATDAPHQEDVASAQPMPEGWRAVATEELNDSQQAQLQKARDARDTLASTLMGRVLSVVKEQGAPAAVEVCHSEASELTAGVGEQHGVTIGRSSDKLRNPDNQAPPWATSLVNPQGTPGLAVGPGEQLGMLAPIRIARPCLTCHGERESLAPDIARKLEDYYPRDQATGYAEGDLRGWFWVEVPPLDS, encoded by the coding sequence ATGATGCCTTTGCTTCGCCGCCTGAACTCACCGCTGGCCGGATTGCTTCTCTGCAGCACCTTCCTGCTGAGCACAGCCTGTGATCGCGCCGCCACCTCAAGCCCCCCGGCTTCCGCTGAAGCCTCCAGACCGGCCGAATCCACAGCAATCACACCCCGTGAGAAGGACTCCGCAACCGATGCCCCTCACCAGGAGGACGTGGCCAGCGCGCAACCGATGCCCGAAGGCTGGCGTGCTGTCGCGACCGAGGAATTAAATGATTCCCAGCAGGCGCAGCTTCAAAAAGCCCGGGATGCCCGCGACACCCTGGCCAGCACCCTGATGGGACGCGTCCTCAGCGTGGTTAAAGAGCAGGGAGCGCCCGCCGCGGTGGAGGTCTGCCACAGCGAAGCCAGCGAGCTGACCGCCGGTGTGGGCGAGCAGCACGGGGTGACGATCGGGCGCAGCTCCGACAAGTTGCGCAATCCCGATAACCAGGCCCCGCCGTGGGCAACATCCCTGGTCAACCCGCAGGGCACCCCCGGGCTGGCGGTCGGTCCCGGGGAGCAGCTGGGGATGCTGGCCCCCATTCGCATCGCCCGGCCCTGCCTGACCTGCCATGGAGAGCGCGAATCGCTTGCACCGGACATTGCCCGTAAGCTCGAGGACTACTATCCCCGAGACCAGGCAACCGGCTATGCCGAAGGCGATCTTCGAGGATGGTTCTGGGTAGAAGTCCCGCCCCTGGACTCGTAA
- the trxA gene encoding thioredoxin — MSVKDLTTREEIEAIMQPGGPPVLIDFWAGWCGPCRMMAPQYEEAARQMADSPVAFYKLDTETYPALAQAFNVRSLPTVMAIQDGQIQEVSIGAKNAANLVSLAQRINPDRPPGFFKRLFGG; from the coding sequence ATGAGCGTCAAAGACCTGACCACACGCGAAGAGATCGAGGCCATCATGCAGCCGGGCGGCCCACCGGTCCTTATCGACTTCTGGGCCGGCTGGTGTGGCCCCTGCCGCATGATGGCCCCTCAGTATGAAGAGGCCGCCCGGCAGATGGCCGACTCCCCGGTCGCCTTTTACAAGCTGGACACCGAGACCTACCCCGCGCTTGCGCAGGCCTTTAACGTGCGCAGCCTCCCGACGGTGATGGCGATCCAGGACGGGCAAATTCAGGAAGTCTCCATCGGAGCTAAAAATGCTGCGAACCTGGTGAGCCTTGCTCAACGGATCAATCCTGACCGTCCGCCCGGATTCTTTAAGCGCCTTTTCGGCGGGTGA